The proteins below come from a single Streptococcus canis genomic window:
- the mvaD gene encoding diphosphomevalonate decarboxylase — MDPNVITVTSYANIAIIKYWGKENQAKMIPSTSSISLTLENMFTTTSVSFLPDTATSDQFYINGVLQDEEEHTKISAIIDQFRQTGQPFVKVETQNNMPTAAGLSSSSSGLSALVKACDQLFDTQLDQKALAQKAKFASGSSSRSFFGPVAAWDKDSGAIYKVETDLKMAMIMLVLNAAKKPISSRDGMKLCRDTSTTFDQWVEASVLDYQNMLTYLKANDFEKVGQLAEANALAMHATTRTANPAFSYLTEESYQAMEAVKKLRQEGFACYFTMDAGPNVKVLCLEKNLAQLAERLGKDYRIIVSKTKDLPDV; from the coding sequence GTGGATCCAAATGTTATAACCGTAACATCCTATGCTAATATTGCTATTATCAAATATTGGGGAAAAGAGAATCAAGCTAAAATGATTCCCTCGACCTCAAGTATTTCGTTGACTTTGGAAAACATGTTCACTACAACCAGCGTTTCTTTCTTACCAGATACGGCAACCAGTGACCAGTTTTACATTAATGGTGTCTTGCAAGATGAGGAAGAACACACCAAAATTTCTGCTATCATTGACCAGTTCCGTCAAACAGGCCAGCCTTTTGTAAAGGTCGAAACGCAAAATAATATGCCAACAGCCGCTGGTTTGTCATCAAGTTCCAGTGGCTTATCAGCCTTGGTTAAGGCCTGTGACCAATTATTTGACACCCAGCTAGATCAGAAAGCTTTAGCCCAAAAGGCTAAATTCGCCTCAGGGTCATCTTCCCGTTCTTTTTTTGGTCCAGTTGCTGCTTGGGACAAAGATAGTGGTGCTATTTACAAAGTTGAGACTGACTTGAAAATGGCCATGATCATGTTGGTCTTAAATGCTGCTAAAAAGCCAATTTCTAGTCGAGATGGCATGAAGTTATGCCGTGATACCTCAACCACATTTGACCAATGGGTGGAAGCGTCAGTCCTTGATTACCAGAACATGTTAACCTATCTCAAAGCCAATGATTTTGAAAAAGTTGGTCAGTTAGCAGAGGCTAATGCTCTGGCCATGCATGCAACGACAAGAACAGCTAATCCCGCTTTTTCTTATCTGACAGAAGAATCTTATCAAGCGATGGAAGCTGTTAAAAAGCTTCGTCAAGAAGGTTTTGCTTGCTATTTTACCATGGATGCAGGCCCAAATGTGAAAGTCCTATGTTTAGAAAAAAACCTCGCTCAGCTGGCAGAAAGACTTGGCAAGGATTACCGTATTATCGTTTCAAAAACAAAGGATTTACCAGATGTCTAA
- the mvk gene encoding mevalonate kinase: MNENIGYGKAHSKIILMGEHAVVYGYPAIALPLTDIEVVCQILPADKPLVFDFYDTLSTAIYAALDYLQRLQEPIAYEIGSQVPQKRGMGSSAAVSIAAIRAVFSYCQEPLSDDLLEILVNKAEIIAHTNPSGLDAKTCLSDHAIKFIRNIGFETIEIALNAYLVIADTGIHGHTREAVNKVAQFEETNLPYLAKLGALTEAVERAINQKNKVAIGQLMTQAHSALKAIGVSIGKADQLVEAALRAGALGAKMTGGGLGGCMIALADTKDMAEKISHRLKEEGAVNTWIQML; this comes from the coding sequence ATGAACGAAAACATTGGATATGGCAAGGCGCATAGCAAAATTATTTTAATGGGGGAACATGCTGTTGTGTATGGTTACCCAGCTATTGCTTTGCCTTTAACAGATATTGAAGTGGTTTGTCAGATTTTGCCAGCTGACAAGCCTCTGGTTTTTGATTTTTATGATACCTTATCAACAGCCATTTATGCTGCCTTGGATTATTTGCAGCGACTGCAAGAACCCATCGCTTATGAGATTGGTTCACAAGTGCCACAAAAGCGTGGCATGGGGTCTTCGGCAGCTGTTTCTATTGCAGCTATCAGAGCCGTTTTTTCTTATTGCCAAGAGCCTCTCTCGGATGATTTGTTGGAAATTTTAGTCAACAAGGCAGAGATCATTGCTCATACCAATCCTAGCGGTTTAGATGCCAAGACTTGCCTTAGTGACCATGCCATTAAATTTATCCGAAACATTGGCTTTGAAACTATCGAAATCGCCTTAAATGCTTACCTCGTCATTGCAGATACAGGGATTCACGGCCATACACGTGAGGCTGTTAATAAGGTAGCACAGTTTGAGGAAACGAATTTACCCTACCTGGCTAAACTAGGAGCTTTGACAGAAGCCGTTGAAAGAGCGATTAACCAAAAAAATAAGGTGGCCATCGGTCAGCTCATGACACAAGCACATTCTGCTTTAAAGGCTATTGGCGTTAGCATCGGCAAGGCTGACCAACTTGTGGAGGCTGCCCTAAGAGCAGGTGCTTTAGGTGCTAAAATGACAGGCGGTGGCTTGGGTGGCTGCATGATTGCTCTAGCAGATACCAAAGACATGGCCGAAAAAATCAGCCACAGATTAAAAGAAGAAGGAGCTGTAAACACGTGGATCCAAATGTTATAA
- a CDS encoding ABC transporter ATP-binding protein, protein MPLMKRLLNEIKVAKGTFATGIGLLLLATAMGQIAPLFLKQMIDHYLTPLAKGKSIVVTGFQQLAWFYLAMVIGSAILRYVSYRSLVYSSNKVVTHLRNRAFDIMQRLPISYFDHQPAGKIATRIVNDTETLRNQFYDNLLSQIIISFAQIIFIYGVMIYLDLRSGLLLLLVIPIFYGIQVLYKRLTDQPMKAFYKARSAVNTQVNETMNGVSIIQLFHQEDRTLSEFNQQIDRMKRADDKIIFADSVASWTLTELVKYTIISAILAFIGYQFLQGKPGITVGKLFIYLNYLTRLFDLLGMMVRQLPNIQRSQATGSRLMALLDQDLEEDNPKEIHVSKGDVHFDQVSFAYEEGKNVLTDITIKANQGETIALVGHTGSGKSSIMNLLYRFYTPQSGTITVDGQNIQDYSRESLRSQMGIVLQDPYLFTGTITSNVTMGNQAYSDQDVIEALEKVGAGPMIARLEKGIHEPVYEKGASYSSGERQLIAFARTLITNPKILILDEATSHIDTETEEVIQRAMDILKKGRTTFIIAHRLSTIQSANSILVLDKGRIVERGSHQELLAQGGIYAQLSKLQETV, encoded by the coding sequence ATGCCCTTAATGAAACGTTTACTTAATGAAATCAAAGTGGCTAAAGGGACCTTTGCCACGGGAATCGGGCTATTGTTACTAGCTACGGCAATGGGCCAAATAGCCCCTTTGTTTCTGAAACAAATGATTGACCATTACTTAACCCCGCTTGCAAAGGGAAAATCCATTGTGGTGACTGGCTTTCAACAACTGGCCTGGTTTTACTTAGCTATGGTCATTGGATCAGCAATCTTACGCTATGTGTCTTATCGGAGTTTGGTTTATTCCTCTAATAAAGTGGTGACTCACTTAAGGAACCGAGCTTTTGATATCATGCAGCGCTTGCCGATTTCCTATTTTGACCATCAGCCTGCTGGGAAAATTGCCACAAGGATTGTGAATGATACTGAAACCTTACGCAATCAGTTCTACGACAATCTCTTGTCGCAAATTATTATTAGCTTCGCACAAATTATCTTTATTTATGGGGTTATGATTTATTTAGATCTGAGATCAGGTCTCTTGTTATTGCTGGTTATCCCCATTTTTTATGGCATACAAGTTTTGTATAAACGCTTGACGGATCAGCCTATGAAAGCTTTTTATAAGGCTAGGAGTGCTGTTAATACTCAAGTAAATGAAACCATGAATGGGGTCTCCATTATTCAGCTTTTTCATCAAGAAGATAGGACACTGTCAGAATTTAATCAGCAGATTGATCGGATGAAAAGAGCAGATGATAAGATTATTTTTGCAGATTCGGTGGCCTCTTGGACTCTTACAGAATTGGTCAAATATACCATAATTTCTGCCATCTTAGCTTTTATTGGCTATCAATTTTTACAAGGAAAACCAGGGATTACAGTAGGAAAACTTTTTATTTATTTAAACTATTTAACCCGCTTATTTGATTTGTTGGGGATGATGGTAAGGCAATTACCTAATATTCAACGCTCTCAGGCAACGGGTAGCCGTTTAATGGCTCTCTTAGATCAAGACCTTGAGGAGGACAACCCCAAGGAAATCCATGTAAGCAAAGGAGATGTCCACTTTGACCAAGTCTCCTTTGCTTACGAAGAAGGCAAAAATGTTCTGACGGACATCACGATAAAAGCTAACCAAGGAGAAACCATTGCCTTAGTTGGTCATACGGGTTCGGGAAAATCATCTATTATGAACCTTCTCTATCGTTTTTACACGCCTCAGTCGGGAACCATTACTGTTGACGGGCAGAACATACAAGATTATTCTAGGGAGAGTTTGCGGTCACAAATGGGGATTGTCTTGCAAGACCCTTATCTTTTTACAGGAACCATTACTTCAAATGTTACCATGGGAAATCAAGCTTATAGTGACCAAGATGTCATAGAGGCCTTAGAGAAAGTGGGAGCAGGTCCGATGATTGCTCGCTTAGAAAAGGGGATTCATGAACCAGTCTATGAAAAGGGAGCTTCTTATTCGAGTGGAGAACGCCAACTCATAGCCTTTGCGAGAACTTTGATTACCAATCCTAAAATCCTTATCCTTGATGAAGCCACCTCCCATATTGATACAGAAACAGAAGAGGTTATTCAGCGGGCTATGGACATTTTGAAAAAAGGGCGAACCACCTTTATCATTGCCCATCGTTTGTCAACCATTCAGTCTGCTAATAGCATCTTGGTTTTAGACAAGGGACGTATTGTGGAGCGTGGTAGCCATCAAGAATTATTGGCACAAGGTGGTATCTATGCGCAGCTTTCTAAATTACAAGAAACCGTTTAA
- a CDS encoding ABC transporter ATP-binding protein, producing MLSLMSRYIKQKKWVYIMIALTLFIYDASLIIPTKVIQSLIDAMSKQHLTQSSLVAHVFILLGATLLSYATGYLWHLKLFQEAVHFKFDLQQGAFRKLVFMRTPFYDKFRSGDMMTRFSTDVEALMDFIGYGLMIILYAGGMITFIIPTMFLISWQMTLIGMVPIVIMMVMTYFITKKQEVLVEEAREAISNLSDEVLETVEGIRVMRAYSKKDYMDTQFGQKTQALADRWNRIASYRGLYFPVYSVMIVVSTLMILVVGLQFISKGEVSLGQVIALQLYLVSLVEPFAMLSDFILVYQTGHTSFNKINELIETSDDMEEDGQLALPSYHQIALKDYSFSYANSNKPSLSAINLVLNKGETLGIVGKTGSGKTTLVRQFLRQYPVGQGQFLINGQHVLDYQRRSLEEHIGYVPQEHVLFSKTVFENIAMGKKDASLEEILSAIATASFTEDLKGLSKGLETKIGERGLSISGGQKQRISIARAFLSEPDLLILDDSLSAVDAKTETEIINHIQEERQGKTTIIVSHRLSAIQHADWVIVMDQGSIIEEGKPDDLLAQKGWYYEQYQRQQAQED from the coding sequence ATGTTATCTTTAATGAGTCGTTACATTAAACAGAAAAAATGGGTCTATATTATGATAGCCTTGACGCTGTTTATCTATGATGCCTCCCTAATTATCCCAACTAAAGTTATCCAAAGCTTGATTGATGCTATGTCTAAGCAACATTTGACACAGTCGTCCTTGGTTGCTCATGTTTTTATTTTATTAGGGGCTACGCTGCTATCTTATGCTACGGGTTATTTGTGGCATCTCAAACTTTTCCAAGAGGCTGTGCATTTTAAGTTTGATCTTCAACAAGGTGCTTTTCGCAAACTGGTTTTTATGCGGACACCTTTTTATGACAAATTTAGATCAGGTGATATGATGACCCGTTTTTCAACGGATGTTGAGGCCTTGATGGATTTTATTGGCTATGGCCTGATGATTATTCTTTATGCCGGTGGTATGATTACTTTTATCATTCCAACCATGTTTTTGATTTCTTGGCAAATGACCCTGATTGGGATGGTTCCGATTGTTATCATGATGGTTATGACCTATTTTATTACCAAAAAACAAGAAGTTTTGGTTGAAGAGGCGCGTGAAGCTATTTCCAATTTGAGTGACGAGGTGCTAGAGACTGTCGAAGGTATCCGCGTCATGCGTGCTTATAGTAAAAAAGACTACATGGACACTCAATTTGGGCAAAAAACACAGGCATTGGCTGATCGTTGGAATCGTATTGCCAGTTATAGAGGCTTGTATTTTCCTGTTTACAGTGTGATGATTGTGGTTAGTACGCTTATGATTTTGGTGGTTGGTCTGCAGTTTATAAGCAAAGGAGAGGTTAGCTTAGGACAAGTAATTGCCTTGCAACTGTATCTAGTATCTTTGGTAGAACCCTTTGCCATGCTGTCTGACTTTATCTTGGTTTATCAGACGGGTCACACCTCTTTTAATAAAATCAACGAATTGATTGAGACCAGTGATGACATGGAAGAAGACGGCCAATTGGCATTGCCCTCTTACCATCAGATTGCTTTAAAGGATTATTCTTTTAGCTATGCCAATAGTAATAAGCCGAGTTTATCAGCTATTAATCTAGTTCTAAACAAGGGAGAAACACTGGGGATTGTTGGAAAGACAGGGTCTGGTAAGACAACCTTGGTGCGTCAATTTTTGCGTCAATACCCAGTCGGTCAAGGACAGTTTCTGATTAATGGTCAGCATGTTTTAGATTACCAGCGTCGTTCTTTAGAAGAACATATTGGTTATGTGCCCCAGGAGCATGTCCTCTTTTCAAAAACGGTTTTTGAGAACATTGCTATGGGAAAAAAGGATGCGAGCTTAGAAGAAATTCTTTCAGCAATAGCAACGGCTTCTTTTACCGAGGATTTAAAAGGGTTGTCAAAGGGGCTAGAGACCAAAATTGGCGAGCGTGGCCTGTCTATTTCAGGTGGTCAAAAGCAACGAATTTCGATTGCTAGAGCCTTTTTGTCAGAACCAGACTTGTTAATTTTAGATGATTCCTTATCAGCTGTCGATGCTAAAACGGAAACTGAGATTATCAACCATATTCAAGAAGAAAGACAAGGTAAAACAACGATTATCGTCAGCCATCGTCTGTCTGCTATCCAACATGCTGATTGGGTTATTGTGATGGACCAAGGCAGTATTATTGAAGAAGGAAAACCAGATGATCTTCTTGCCCAAAAAGGTTGGTACTATGAACAATACCAACGGCAACAAGCACAGGAGGACTAA